The following DNA comes from Gemmatimonadota bacterium.
CACCCCAGCATCAAAAATGCTGGAGTGTTTTTATAAGCTGACGATATCCCTTGACATTTCTTTAGACAATTGTACAATCGAACACTTAGACGGGCTGCAGACGCACTCGGTATCAATCTCGTTAATTTGGAGGGGTAAGATGGACGTATATACGTACTCGGAAGCCAGACAAAAACTCTCCAGCGTACTCGACAAAGCTGAGTCAGCGGGTAAGGTCCTTATACGGAGAAAAGACGGTAGGACTTATGCCCTGATGCCAGAACGTCCCACCGTGTCACCACTGGATGTTCCTTCAATTGACGCAGACATCTCTACGCAGGACGTCGTCACACTTGTCAGGCAAGAGAGGGGTAGAATAAGAGGGTGGCGTCAACGCGCCCAATAACGCACATCTCAACCGCCATCCCATCTGTCATCGCGGCATGATGTTAGCCGCGATCCACAAAAATATATTGAACATCCCTGTTGTTGATCTGGATGATGATCAAACTCGACACAGAATTTGGCTATAAATGACGTGTTTCTGATCGCAGATTCCAGCCTTCATTTTATTTCCCGAATTTTTTTCCAAACAGTCGCCGCGGCGTGGACATCTTGAATCGCCAGACCGCTCGAATACGCAATACATCCCTGCCCGCACAAGTGTTCCAAGTGTCCCAGTGCCGCATGCCCTATATTTAATATCTCATCCCCCTCACCTTTTACCCAGCGGGGCGTCTCCTCTCTCTCGCACAACGCGAGAAACTCGCCAGAGTTCAATACCTGCTCACCGTGATCGGGCACCACAAATCGCCGCGTCAACAATCCCGGATCCAATTGCGTGGAACGCCCATCGCCCCCAATCACCGAAATATGCACATGGCTTTCCACATCGAATAGAATCGGCTCAGGCGTCGGCACAGAAGTAAAAATCGCATCTGCCCCATCAATACAGGTCTCAATATCCGCAACCACCTCCAGATCACAGGAAATATCCCCTCCAACATCTGCTTGATATGCCGCGCGTCTCTCGGCCGTCCTGCTCGTTACACGTATAATCTCTGGCGCCAGAGCCACATCAATACACCTGCCCAGAGCCTGTGCAATGCGCCCCGTCCCCAGAATCGCCGCCGTGCGTACCGGCGACTTCGCCAAATATTTCGCGCCCAACGCACCCGCCGCACCCGTACGCATATTGGTAATACGCTCTGCATCAAACGAAATGCGATCACCCCTCCGCACATCCTCCAACTCGATCACAGCGGTTCTCGAACCCAACCGCCCCACCTTGACATCCGAACGCTCTTCGATAACCTTTTGTCCCGTAAATCTCCCCTTCCACCAGCCCGGCATCACCAGACGAAAAAGATCCATCTCTCCCTCGCGCGAAACCTCTTCTTTGCGCAGCGGACTGACCATTTTCCCAAGGCCATAAAGCCGAAACGCCTCGTCGCAACTCTCGACAAAATCCCGGGTCGTCATCACCGAAGCGATTTGCTCATCTGAAATATACTGTCTCATGTATTATCTCCTG
Coding sequences within:
- a CDS encoding type II toxin-antitoxin system Phd/YefM family antitoxin codes for the protein MDVYTYSEARQKLSSVLDKAESAGKVLIRRKDGRTYALMPERPTVSPLDVPSIDADISTQDVVTLVRQERGRIRGWRQRAQ
- a CDS encoding NAD(P)-binding domain-containing protein, with amino-acid sequence MRQYISDEQIASVMTTRDFVESCDEAFRLYGLGKMVSPLRKEEVSREGEMDLFRLVMPGWWKGRFTGQKVIEERSDVKVGRLGSRTAVIELEDVRRGDRISFDAERITNMRTGAAGALGAKYLAKSPVRTAAILGTGRIAQALGRCIDVALAPEIIRVTSRTAERRAAYQADVGGDISCDLEVVADIETCIDGADAIFTSVPTPEPILFDVESHVHISVIGGDGRSTQLDPGLLTRRFVVPDHGEQVLNSGEFLALCEREETPRWVKGEGDEILNIGHAALGHLEHLCGQGCIAYSSGLAIQDVHAAATVWKKIREIK